From Staphylococcus delphini, one genomic window encodes:
- the hfq gene encoding RNA chaperone Hfq has protein sequence MIEKRNIQDEYLEKFKGEGKELTVFLTNGFQLRGTIVDFDQYVIDILSQGRHHLIYKHAISTFLEGTN, from the coding sequence ATGATTGAGAAACGTAACATTCAAGATGAGTACCTAGAAAAATTTAAAGGTGAGGGTAAAGAACTGACGGTATTTTTAACGAATGGTTTCCAATTACGCGGTACAATTGTTGATTTTGACCAATATGTAATTGATATACTCTCTCAGGGGCGTCATCATTTAATTTACAAACATGCGATTAGTACGTTTTTAGAAGGTACTAACTAA
- a CDS encoding glycerol-3-phosphate dehydrogenase/oxidase, with the protein MRLSTLKRDAVKKRMQNEAYDLIVVGGGITGAGIALDATARGMKVALVEMQDFAQGTSSRSTKLVHGGLRYLKQLQVGVVAETGKERAIVYENGPHVTTPEWMLLPMHKGGTFGKFSTSIGLAMYDRLAGVKKSERKKMLSKKETSAKEPLVKQDGLKGGGYYVEYRTDDARLTIEVMKKAAEQGADIMNYAKVTNFLYDNKEKVNGVAVVDRLGNEKFEIKGKKVVNATGPWVDEVRSADYSKNNKQLRLTKGVHVVIDQSKFPLRQAVYFDTEKDGRMIFAIPREGKAYVGTTDTFYNNDKSKPLVNQEDRDYLVDAINYMFPTVHITDADIESTWAGVRPLIFEEGKDPSEISRKDEIWEGKSGLLTIAGGKLTGYRHMALEIVDLVEKRLKQEYKLKFKEVDTKHIPISGGDVGGSANFEQFVEDKVAVAKAMNLDTDLARRLATKYGSNVDDLFAIAQAAQHQNTGLPLELYVELVYGVQNELVVKPTDFLVRRIGALYFDIDTVLRHKDTVVDVLADLLGYDANVKAVYKHELEEAIQEARHGQHQPAEK; encoded by the coding sequence ATGAGATTATCAACATTGAAAAGAGATGCGGTAAAAAAACGTATGCAAAATGAAGCGTATGACCTGATCGTTGTCGGGGGCGGCATTACAGGTGCAGGTATCGCTTTAGACGCAACTGCTAGAGGTATGAAAGTGGCATTAGTGGAAATGCAAGACTTTGCACAAGGGACAAGTTCACGTTCAACAAAATTAGTACACGGTGGGCTTCGTTATTTAAAACAATTACAAGTCGGCGTTGTAGCTGAAACAGGTAAAGAACGTGCGATTGTATATGAAAATGGTCCACACGTAACGACACCAGAATGGATGTTATTACCAATGCATAAAGGTGGTACGTTCGGTAAATTCTCAACTTCTATCGGTTTAGCAATGTATGACCGTTTAGCAGGCGTTAAAAAATCTGAACGTAAAAAAATGTTAAGTAAAAAAGAAACGTCTGCTAAAGAACCACTTGTAAAACAAGACGGCTTAAAAGGTGGCGGTTACTATGTGGAATACCGTACTGATGATGCACGTTTAACGATCGAAGTCATGAAAAAAGCGGCAGAACAAGGCGCTGACATTATGAACTACGCGAAAGTGACAAACTTCTTATACGACAATAAAGAAAAAGTAAACGGTGTTGCTGTCGTGGATCGTCTTGGTAACGAAAAATTCGAAATTAAAGGTAAAAAAGTCGTTAACGCAACAGGTCCTTGGGTAGACGAAGTGCGCAGTGCAGACTACTCTAAAAACAACAAACAATTACGTTTAACTAAAGGGGTTCACGTTGTTATCGACCAATCTAAATTCCCATTACGTCAAGCGGTATACTTTGATACAGAAAAAGACGGTCGCATGATTTTTGCGATTCCACGTGAAGGCAAAGCATATGTCGGCACAACTGACACATTCTACAACAACGATAAATCAAAACCACTTGTAAACCAAGAAGACCGTGATTACTTAGTGGATGCGATTAACTACATGTTCCCAACTGTTCATATTACAGATGCTGATATCGAATCAACATGGGCTGGTGTGCGTCCACTTATTTTTGAAGAAGGTAAAGATCCTTCAGAAATTTCACGTAAAGACGAAATCTGGGAAGGTAAATCTGGCTTGCTTACAATTGCAGGTGGTAAGTTAACAGGTTACCGTCACATGGCACTTGAAATTGTAGATTTAGTTGAAAAACGCCTTAAACAAGAATATAAATTAAAATTTAAAGAAGTAGACACGAAACACATCCCAATTTCTGGTGGTGATGTAGGTGGTAGTGCAAACTTCGAACAATTCGTTGAAGATAAAGTTGCAGTCGCAAAAGCGATGAACTTAGATACAGATTTAGCACGTCGCCTTGCTACGAAATATGGTTCAAACGTAGATGACTTGTTCGCAATTGCACAAGCAGCACAACATCAAAACACAGGTTTACCATTAGAACTTTATGTTGAATTAGTCTATGGTGTACAAAATGAATTAGTCGTTAAACCAACTGACTTCTTAGTACGTCGTATCGGTGCATTATACTTCGATATCGATACAGTACTTCGTCATAAAGATACTGTTGTTGATGTATTGGCTGACTTACTAGGTTACGATGCCAACGTTAAAGCTGTCTACAAACATGAACTAGAAGAAGCAATCCAAGAAGCAAGACACGGTCAACATCAACCAGCTGAAAAATAA
- the glpK gene encoding glycerol kinase GlpK → MGNYILSIDQGTTSSRAILFNEEGEIVGVAQREFKQHFPKSGWVEHDANEIWSSVLSVMASVMTENNVSANEIKGIGITNQRETTVVWDKETGRPIYNAIVWQSRQTQPICDTLKQEGHEQTFRDKTGLLLDPYFSGTKVKWILDKVDGAREKAAKGEILFGTIDTWLVWKLSGGRAHVTDYSNASRTLMYNIHELKWDDELLELLDVPKAMLPEVKPSSEIYCETIDYHFFGQNVPIAGIAGDQQAALFGQACFERGDVKNTYGTGGFMLMNTGEEAVKSGNGLLTTIAYGIDGKVNYALEGSIFVSGSAIQWLRDGLRMINSAPQSEDYAKRVDSTEGVYVVPAFVGLGTPYWDSDARGAIFGLTRGTEKEHFIRATLESLCYQTRDVIEAMAQDSGIEVNSLRVDGGAVKNNFLMQFQSDLLNIEVERPEINETTALGAAYLAGIATGFWKDKSEIQRRWKLEKSFEPEMDQKESNRLYKGWKKAVEATQVFKLDEE, encoded by the coding sequence ATGGGAAATTACATCTTATCTATTGACCAAGGTACAACAAGTTCAAGAGCGATTCTATTTAATGAGGAAGGGGAAATCGTTGGTGTTGCGCAACGTGAATTTAAACAACATTTCCCAAAATCAGGTTGGGTAGAACATGATGCGAATGAAATTTGGTCATCAGTCTTATCAGTGATGGCGTCTGTAATGACTGAAAATAATGTATCTGCAAATGAAATTAAAGGGATCGGTATTACCAACCAACGTGAAACAACGGTCGTTTGGGATAAAGAAACAGGTCGTCCGATTTATAACGCAATCGTATGGCAATCTCGTCAAACACAACCGATTTGTGACACTTTAAAACAAGAAGGTCATGAGCAAACATTTAGAGATAAAACCGGTTTATTACTTGATCCTTATTTCTCAGGTACTAAAGTTAAATGGATTCTTGACAAAGTTGACGGTGCCCGTGAAAAAGCTGCAAAAGGCGAAATTTTATTCGGTACAATCGATACTTGGCTTGTTTGGAAACTATCAGGTGGCCGTGCGCATGTAACAGACTATTCTAATGCGAGTCGTACGTTAATGTACAACATCCATGAATTGAAATGGGATGACGAATTACTTGAATTGTTAGATGTGCCTAAAGCGATGTTACCTGAAGTGAAACCATCAAGTGAAATTTATTGTGAAACGATTGATTATCACTTCTTCGGTCAAAACGTACCGATTGCTGGTATTGCAGGTGACCAACAAGCAGCGTTATTCGGTCAAGCATGTTTCGAACGTGGTGACGTGAAAAACACTTATGGTACAGGTGGCTTTATGTTAATGAACACAGGTGAAGAAGCGGTTAAATCTGGTAACGGTTTATTAACAACGATTGCTTACGGTATCGATGGTAAAGTGAACTATGCGCTTGAAGGATCAATCTTCGTATCTGGTTCGGCGATTCAATGGTTAAGAGATGGTCTCCGTATGATTAACTCAGCACCTCAATCAGAAGACTATGCCAAACGTGTTGATTCAACTGAAGGTGTGTATGTCGTACCAGCATTTGTTGGTTTAGGTACACCATATTGGGATTCTGACGCACGTGGCGCTATTTTCGGTTTGACACGTGGTACTGAAAAAGAACACTTTATCCGTGCAACATTAGAATCATTATGTTATCAAACACGCGACGTTATCGAAGCGATGGCACAAGACTCAGGCATCGAAGTGAATAGTTTACGTGTTGACGGTGGTGCAGTGAAAAACAACTTCTTAATGCAGTTCCAATCAGACTTATTAAACATCGAAGTTGAGCGTCCAGAAATCAATGAAACGACAGCACTTGGCGCAGCTTACTTAGCAGGTATTGCGACAGGCTTCTGGAAAGATAAATCTGAAATTCAAAGACGTTGGAAATTAGAAAAATCATTCGAACCAGAAATGGATCAAAAAGAAAGCAACCGTTTATACAAAGGTTGGAAAAAAGCAGTAGAAGCAACGCAAGTTTTTAAATTAGACGAAGAATAA
- a CDS encoding MIP/aquaporin family protein, protein MNVYLAEFFGTALLLLMGGGVVANVSLKKTNANGADWIVIAIGWGLGVTLGVYAVGQISGAHLNPAVTLALAMNGDFAWAQVPGYIIAQLIGGVFGGMLTWLMYLPHWRVTEDQATKLGVFATGPALKNYTANFISEIMGTAVLTSGLLYIGANKFTDGLNPIIVGALIVAIGLSLGGTTGYAINPARDLGPRIAHAILPITGKGGSGWGYAIVPILGPMVGGMLGTVLYRLAFKGIFDVWTIVTLIALVLTLLLGVAMNKKAPKDEIAKI, encoded by the coding sequence ATGAACGTCTATTTAGCCGAATTTTTCGGAACAGCATTGCTCTTACTCATGGGTGGCGGTGTTGTGGCGAACGTGAGTTTGAAAAAAACAAATGCTAATGGCGCTGATTGGATTGTTATCGCTATTGGTTGGGGTCTCGGTGTAACGCTCGGTGTTTATGCTGTTGGGCAAATTTCTGGCGCACACTTAAACCCTGCTGTAACATTAGCGTTAGCCATGAACGGTGACTTTGCTTGGGCACAAGTACCAGGCTATATCATTGCGCAATTAATCGGGGGAGTGTTCGGGGGCATGCTCACTTGGTTAATGTACTTACCGCACTGGCGCGTAACTGAAGATCAAGCGACAAAATTAGGTGTTTTCGCAACAGGTCCAGCTTTAAAAAACTACACAGCGAACTTCATTTCTGAAATTATGGGTACAGCTGTATTAACTTCTGGCTTATTATACATTGGTGCCAATAAATTTACTGACGGTTTAAACCCAATTATTGTAGGTGCGTTGATCGTTGCAATTGGTCTAAGTTTAGGTGGTACAACAGGTTATGCGATTAACCCTGCGCGTGACTTAGGTCCTCGTATTGCACATGCTATCTTGCCAATCACAGGTAAAGGTGGTAGCGGTTGGGGTTATGCAATCGTGCCTATTCTTGGCCCAATGGTAGGTGGTATGTTAGGTACTGTACTTTATCGCCTAGCATTTAAAGGTATTTTCGATGTATGGACAATCGTAACATTGATTGCTTTAGTTCTAACATTGTTATTAGGTGTCGCTATGAATAAAAAAGCACCTAAAGATGAAATTGCTAAAATTTAA
- a CDS encoding S66 family peptidase, which translates to MIKPHKLKKGDTIAIVSPSSGLAGEPQIRWRTEQGIANIQALGYRVKVMDNSLNGIAWNFEHPKERAEILTAAFADPEVQAILCTIGGYESVRIIPFLDDEVIRQYPKIFIGYSDITPLHLHMYKLGITSFYGPALLTDFAENVELDAYTVDHLLAVIGDTQPIGAISTSDTVRVFGLRWDEDKRHIAREKMPNGDYMYISGQGTVQGQLIGGCFDSLDKLRGTPYFPNLDQFKGKILFLETSEVQVDPMSFEETLRAFGLMGIYDVVAGIVLGRPQNGVHQEAYHDKLRLIMKEFHQEARPVIGNASFGHNEPKCTLPYGVQATLSADALSLSIDEAAVVD; encoded by the coding sequence ATGATAAAACCGCATAAATTAAAAAAAGGGGACACGATTGCGATTGTTTCACCGTCGTCAGGATTGGCCGGTGAACCGCAAATTCGTTGGCGGACGGAACAAGGGATTGCGAACATTCAAGCACTCGGTTATCGGGTCAAAGTGATGGACAATAGTTTAAATGGCATCGCGTGGAATTTTGAGCATCCGAAAGAACGGGCCGAAATACTTACAGCGGCATTTGCTGATCCAGAAGTACAAGCGATTTTATGTACAATTGGCGGTTATGAGTCTGTACGCATTATTCCGTTTTTAGACGATGAAGTGATACGTCAATATCCTAAAATATTCATAGGTTATTCCGACATTACACCCCTTCATTTACACATGTACAAGCTAGGGATTACCTCTTTTTACGGACCAGCACTACTCACCGATTTTGCAGAAAATGTAGAATTAGATGCATATACAGTGGATCATTTACTGGCAGTGATAGGTGACACACAGCCGATTGGTGCTATTTCTACTTCTGATACCGTGCGCGTGTTCGGTCTGCGTTGGGATGAAGACAAGCGCCATATTGCACGTGAAAAGATGCCTAACGGTGATTATATGTACATTAGCGGTCAAGGTACAGTGCAAGGCCAGCTCATCGGTGGGTGTTTCGACTCGTTAGATAAACTGAGAGGCACCCCTTATTTTCCGAATCTCGATCAGTTCAAAGGGAAGATTTTATTTTTGGAAACGTCGGAAGTGCAAGTGGATCCTATGAGTTTTGAGGAAACATTGCGTGCATTCGGCTTAATGGGGATTTACGATGTTGTCGCAGGAATAGTGTTGGGACGTCCTCAAAATGGTGTCCATCAAGAGGCGTATCATGACAAACTCCGCCTCATTATGAAAGAGTTTCATCAAGAAGCACGCCCTGTTATAGGTAATGCAAGTTTTGGACATAACGAACCGAAATGTACCCTACCTTATGGTGTTCAAGCTACATTATCAGCAGATGCGTTGTCGTTAAGTATTGATGAAGCTGCGGTAGTAGATTAA
- a CDS encoding glycerol-3-phosphate responsive antiterminator produces the protein MKPHILPAIRSTKDLEKLLKTDYETCVLLDTHIGHLNGIMKLISQYALKPFMHIDLIKGMSHDEYACEYIIQTYRPRGIVSTKTKVIKKAKALGVVTIFRVFIIDSHALERSIELIQRIEPDYVEVLPGIADKVIQEIHQKTGTSVIAGGLINTPEEVERAVNSGAAYITTSDKSLW, from the coding sequence ATGAAGCCACATATTTTACCAGCGATACGATCAACAAAAGATTTAGAAAAATTATTAAAAACCGATTATGAAACGTGTGTCCTACTAGATACGCATATCGGTCATCTCAATGGCATCATGAAATTAATTAGCCAATATGCGTTAAAGCCGTTTATGCATATCGATTTAATTAAAGGCATGAGTCACGACGAATATGCTTGTGAATATATTATCCAAACTTATCGTCCACGTGGTATTGTGTCGACAAAAACAAAGGTGATTAAAAAAGCAAAAGCATTAGGTGTTGTAACAATTTTTCGTGTGTTTATTATTGATAGTCACGCATTGGAGCGCAGTATCGAACTGATTCAGCGTATTGAACCGGACTATGTCGAAGTATTGCCGGGCATTGCAGATAAAGTGATTCAAGAGATTCATCAAAAAACGGGGACATCGGTGATCGCAGGCGGCTTAATTAATACACCAGAAGAAGTTGAACGTGCGGTCAATAGTGGTGCTGCCTACATTACGACAAGCGATAAATCATTATGGTAA
- the mutL gene encoding DNA mismatch repair endonuclease MutL, producing the protein MGKIRTLHTSLANKIAAGEVVERPSSVVKELLENSIDAGATEINIEVMESGVASIRVVDNGSGILQDDLGLVFHRHATSKLLEDDDLFHIRTLGFRGEALASIASVAKVTLQTSTDGVAGYEVYAEEGEIMSEKPAKARKGTDIRVDALFYNTPARLKYIKSLYTELGKITDIVNRMAMSHPDIRIALSNDGKKILQTNGSGRTNEVMAEIYGMKVARDLIRIEGDTSDYHLTGYVAKPEHSRSNRHYISLFINGRYIKNFLLNKAVQEGYHTLMMIGRYPIVYLNIEMDPILVDVNVHPTKLEVRLSKEDQLFDLIVAKIREAFKDQLLIPKNDLKSKYEPKKVLEQFEQQKMAFDQQQVAQTEISPSNNEMTIDDEPALYTHTAEMSETAETSATSEASDDYAERQRALLNDMLHAPTTTNEVNSTDDSSDKADISEMQQNHPQPSDKPKRRVPYMEVVGQVHGTYIIAQNDEGMYLIDQHAAQERIKYEYYRDKIGEVYNENQSLLIPLTFNFSKDEQLIIEQHLDQLREAGIFLEPFGGHDYIVDSYPVWFPQENVEEMIKDMIEYVIRHKKVDIAKFREEAAIMMSCKRSIKANHYLKLNEMADLIDQLGEMEDPFTCPHGRPVIINFSNYELERLFKRIQ; encoded by the coding sequence ATGGGTAAAATTAGAACGTTACACACCTCATTAGCCAATAAAATTGCAGCCGGTGAAGTGGTCGAACGTCCAAGTTCTGTCGTAAAAGAGCTGTTAGAAAATAGTATTGATGCCGGCGCGACTGAAATAAATATTGAAGTAATGGAATCAGGAGTTGCCTCCATTCGTGTGGTCGATAACGGCTCAGGTATTTTACAAGATGATTTAGGTCTTGTATTTCATCGACATGCGACGAGTAAATTACTAGAAGATGATGACCTGTTTCATATTCGTACGTTAGGTTTTCGTGGTGAGGCACTGGCGAGTATTGCTTCTGTCGCAAAGGTGACGTTACAAACTTCTACAGACGGTGTGGCAGGTTATGAAGTGTATGCTGAAGAAGGCGAAATCATGTCAGAAAAACCAGCGAAAGCACGAAAAGGCACAGATATTCGTGTAGATGCGTTATTTTATAATACGCCGGCACGTTTAAAATATATTAAAAGTTTATACACGGAACTGGGCAAAATTACAGATATTGTCAACCGTATGGCCATGAGTCATCCAGACATTCGCATTGCCTTGTCGAATGATGGGAAGAAGATTTTACAGACGAATGGTTCAGGACGTACGAATGAAGTGATGGCTGAAATCTATGGCATGAAAGTCGCACGTGATTTAATCCGTATTGAAGGTGATACGAGTGACTATCATTTAACAGGTTATGTCGCAAAACCGGAACATTCGAGAAGTAACCGTCACTACATTTCATTATTTATTAACGGTCGCTATATTAAAAACTTTTTATTAAATAAAGCGGTACAAGAAGGCTATCACACATTGATGATGATTGGCCGTTATCCAATTGTTTATTTAAATATTGAAATGGATCCAATTTTAGTTGATGTGAATGTGCATCCGACGAAATTAGAAGTACGGTTATCGAAAGAAGATCAGTTGTTTGATTTAATTGTAGCGAAAATTCGTGAAGCGTTTAAAGACCAATTGCTGATTCCGAAAAATGATTTAAAATCAAAATATGAGCCGAAAAAAGTGTTAGAACAATTTGAACAACAAAAAATGGCATTTGATCAACAACAAGTGGCACAAACAGAGATATCGCCTTCAAACAATGAAATGACGATTGACGACGAACCCGCTCTGTACACACATACAGCAGAAATGTCAGAAACGGCCGAAACATCCGCAACATCAGAAGCAAGCGATGATTACGCTGAACGTCAACGTGCATTGTTAAATGATATGTTGCATGCGCCCACAACTACGAATGAAGTGAACTCGACTGACGACAGTTCAGACAAAGCCGACATTTCTGAAATGCAACAAAATCATCCGCAGCCATCCGACAAACCAAAGCGACGTGTGCCATACATGGAAGTGGTAGGTCAAGTTCATGGCACGTATATTATTGCGCAAAATGATGAAGGGATGTATTTGATTGACCAACATGCGGCACAAGAGCGGATTAAATATGAATATTATCGAGATAAAATTGGTGAAGTGTACAATGAAAATCAAAGTTTGCTCATTCCATTAACGTTCAACTTTTCAAAAGATGAGCAACTGATTATTGAACAACATCTTGACCAGTTGCGAGAAGCAGGCATCTTTTTAGAACCATTCGGCGGTCATGATTACATTGTGGACAGTTATCCTGTATGGTTCCCACAAGAAAATGTTGAAGAAATGATTAAAGATATGATTGAGTATGTCATTCGTCATAAAAAGGTCGACATTGCGAAGTTTAGAGAAGAAGCGGCGATTATGATGAGTTGCAAAAGATCGATTAAAGCGAATCACTACCTTAAACTTAACGAAATGGCAGACTTAATCGATCAATTAGGCGAAATGGAAGACCCGTTCACTTGTCCACATGGCAGACCGGTCATTATCAATTTTTCGAATTATGAATTAGAGCGGTTATTTAAACGGATTCAATAA
- the mutS gene encoding DNA mismatch repair protein MutS — protein MSNVTPMMKQYLSIKAQHQDALLFFRLGDFYEMFYDDAITASRVLEITLTKRDAKKDNPIPMAGVPYHSADSYIETLIQNGYKVAICEQMEDPRQVKGMVKREVVRVITPGTVMEKGGVDDTQNNYILSFVKADDYALSYCDVSTGELKVTHFEDESTLINEITTIRPNEIVVTEPLSEALQRQLNMITETITVVEQVSDQNYSVNSLSHPLMHQAVQIVLDYIYDTQKRDMSHIEAAIEYKALDYMKMDYYAKRNLELTESIRLKSKKGTLLWLMDKTKTPMGARRLKQWIDRPLIQQTEIAKRHDAVDQFLHYFIERDTLRDYLTEVYDIERLVGRVSFGNVNAKDLVQLKHSIAQIPAIKALLQSIEHEAIAHFNALEPLDDLLQVLSDSLVDEPPLSVKEGGLFKSGFNEELDQYLDASKNGKQWLAQLQAQERERTGIKSLKISFNKVFGYYIEITRANLSQFDPSAFGYERKQTLSNAERFITDELKEKEAMILGAQDKAIELEYQLFVALREQVKTYIERLQQQAKIISEIDCLQSFAEIAQQYNYVRPQFSEDKTLNLVDSRHPVVERVMDYNDYVPNDCLLNTEQFIYLITGPNMSGKSTYMRQVAIISIMAQMGAFVPCQSATLPIFDQIFTRIGAADDLVSGKSTFMVEMLEAQKALKYATADSLIIFDEIGRGTSTYDGLALAQAMIEYVAETSQAKTLFSTHYHELTELEQHLPSLKNVHVAADEYQGELIFLHKVKDGAVANSYGIQVAQLADLPEQVIARAQVILDTFEAHEKAQVTYTSTVDHISVSPTGKKASIVAEETPQFEQPTFDLFTSEAEASEIELEIKHMNLSQMTPIEALVKLSELQNRLQ, from the coding sequence ATGTCAAATGTCACGCCAATGATGAAGCAATACTTGAGTATTAAAGCACAACATCAAGATGCTTTACTGTTTTTTAGACTTGGTGATTTTTATGAGATGTTTTATGACGATGCGATTACGGCGTCTCGTGTGCTTGAAATTACATTGACGAAGCGCGACGCTAAAAAGGATAATCCGATTCCAATGGCGGGTGTGCCTTATCATTCTGCAGATAGTTATATTGAAACGTTAATTCAAAATGGTTATAAAGTTGCGATTTGTGAACAAATGGAAGATCCGCGCCAAGTGAAAGGGATGGTAAAACGTGAAGTTGTGCGCGTCATTACGCCAGGTACGGTGATGGAAAAAGGTGGCGTAGATGATACACAAAATAACTATATTTTAAGTTTTGTAAAGGCGGATGATTATGCACTAAGCTATTGTGATGTGTCTACAGGAGAATTAAAGGTGACACATTTTGAAGATGAAAGTACGCTCATTAATGAAATTACGACGATTCGCCCAAATGAAATTGTCGTGACTGAACCATTATCAGAAGCGCTACAACGTCAACTGAATATGATCACAGAAACGATTACTGTCGTTGAACAAGTGTCAGATCAAAATTATTCAGTGAACAGTTTGTCACATCCTTTAATGCATCAAGCGGTACAAATTGTGTTAGATTATATTTATGATACGCAAAAAAGAGATATGTCTCATATTGAAGCGGCTATTGAATACAAGGCACTCGATTATATGAAAATGGATTACTATGCGAAACGTAATCTTGAGTTAACAGAAAGTATTCGTTTGAAGTCGAAAAAAGGAACGTTACTTTGGTTAATGGACAAGACGAAAACACCGATGGGCGCAAGAAGGTTGAAACAGTGGATTGATCGTCCGCTTATTCAACAAACTGAAATTGCGAAACGTCATGATGCCGTCGATCAATTTTTACATTATTTCATTGAGCGGGATACGTTACGTGACTATTTAACGGAAGTATACGACATTGAAAGACTCGTCGGACGTGTCAGCTTTGGGAATGTCAACGCGAAAGATTTAGTGCAACTCAAACATTCTATTGCACAAATTCCTGCGATTAAAGCGTTATTGCAATCGATTGAACATGAAGCCATTGCTCACTTTAATGCTTTAGAACCGTTAGATGACTTACTGCAAGTGTTGTCGGATAGTCTTGTCGATGAACCACCGCTCTCAGTGAAAGAAGGCGGCTTGTTTAAATCAGGGTTTAATGAAGAGTTGGATCAGTACTTGGATGCTTCGAAAAATGGGAAACAGTGGTTGGCGCAATTGCAAGCACAAGAACGTGAACGCACAGGCATTAAATCTTTAAAAATTAGTTTTAATAAAGTTTTTGGCTATTATATCGAAATTACACGTGCCAATTTATCTCAATTCGATCCTAGTGCATTTGGTTATGAGCGAAAACAAACATTATCCAATGCAGAACGTTTTATTACGGATGAATTGAAAGAAAAAGAAGCCATGATTCTCGGTGCGCAAGATAAGGCAATTGAGCTCGAATATCAATTGTTCGTGGCGTTACGTGAACAGGTGAAAACGTATATTGAGCGTTTGCAACAACAAGCCAAAATCATTTCAGAAATTGACTGTTTACAAAGTTTTGCCGAAATTGCACAACAGTATAATTATGTGCGACCACAATTTAGTGAAGATAAAACGTTAAACTTAGTCGATTCTCGTCATCCGGTTGTTGAACGTGTGATGGATTATAATGATTATGTGCCGAATGATTGTCTATTAAATACAGAGCAGTTCATTTATTTAATTACTGGACCGAATATGTCAGGTAAATCGACCTATATGCGTCAAGTGGCGATTATTAGTATTATGGCACAGATGGGCGCTTTCGTTCCGTGTCAATCCGCAACATTACCGATTTTCGATCAAATTTTTACACGTATTGGTGCGGCGGATGATTTAGTATCTGGTAAAAGTACGTTCATGGTCGAAATGTTAGAAGCACAAAAAGCACTAAAATATGCGACGGCTGACAGTTTAATCATTTTTGATGAAATCGGACGGGGTACTTCGACATATGACGGCTTAGCTTTAGCACAAGCAATGATTGAATATGTTGCTGAAACGTCACAAGCAAAGACGTTATTTTCAACACATTATCATGAATTGACAGAGCTTGAACAACATTTGCCAAGCTTGAAAAATGTACACGTGGCGGCGGATGAATATCAAGGTGAACTCATTTTCTTGCATAAAGTGAAAGACGGTGCAGTTGCGAATAGTTACGGTATTCAAGTTGCGCAACTGGCAGACCTTCCAGAACAAGTCATTGCACGTGCACAAGTGATTTTGGATACGTTTGAAGCGCATGAGAAAGCACAAGTGACGTACACATCGACCGTGGACCACATTTCAGTCAGTCCAACAGGTAAGAAAGCGTCGATAGTTGCTGAAGAGACGCCTCAATTTGAACAGCCGACATTTGATTTATTTACGTCTGAAGCTGAAGCAAGTGAAATCGAGCTCGAAATTAAACATATGAATCTTTCTCAAATGACACCGATTGAAGCATTAGTGAAATTAAGCGAACTCCAAAATAGATTACAATAG
- the thiW gene encoding energy coupling factor transporter S component ThiW translates to MNTRKLTLTALFIAVNVVLSTVIVIPLGAIKAAPVQHFVNVLSVVILGPWYGLAQAFLSSSIRVMFGTGTPFAFPGSMIGVLLGSLFYYVNRHLFVAAIGEVIGTGIIGSLVCIPLAWILNVDHFLIKPLMAAFIVSSMIGASVSYALLILLKRRGVLKHLDLNRKYRK, encoded by the coding sequence TTGAACACACGTAAACTAACACTGACCGCTCTCTTTATTGCAGTCAATGTTGTATTAAGTACAGTGATTGTCATACCATTAGGGGCGATCAAAGCAGCACCTGTACAACATTTCGTGAATGTACTCAGCGTCGTTATTCTTGGACCATGGTATGGACTCGCGCAAGCATTTTTATCATCGAGTATACGCGTGATGTTTGGTACGGGGACGCCGTTTGCCTTTCCAGGAAGCATGATTGGCGTCTTACTCGGCAGTTTATTTTACTATGTGAACCGCCACCTGTTTGTTGCCGCAATTGGTGAAGTGATTGGCACGGGGATTATTGGCAGTTTAGTATGTATTCCACTCGCTTGGATTTTAAATGTCGATCACTTTTTAATTAAACCTTTAATGGCGGCGTTTATCGTTTCAAGCATGATTGGTGCATCCGTGAGTTACGCGTTGCTCATTTTGTTGAAACGACGAGGTGTATTAAAGCATTTAGATTTAAATCGAAAGTATCGAAAATAA